One genomic segment of Streptococcus salivarius includes these proteins:
- a CDS encoding DUF1846 domain-containing protein: protein MKKQAFSSEQYLNLQRDHILERINQFDGKLYLEFGGKMLEDFHAARVLPGYEPDNKIKLLQELKDQVEVVIAINASNIEHSKARGDLGISYDQEVLRLIDKFNELNIYVGSVVITQYSGQPAADAFRNQLEKNGITSYIHYPIKGYPTDMNHIISPEGMGKNDYIKTSRNLIVVTAPGPGSGKLATCMSNMYHDQINGIKSGYAKFETFPVWNLPLHHPVNLAYEAATADLDDVNMIDPFHLETYGKTTVNYNRDIEIFPVLKRMLERILGESPYASPTDMGVNMVGFAITDDEAAKEASKQEIIRRYYQTVLDFKNERVPETAVKKIELLMNDLGITPEDRQVVVAARAKAEETGGSALALELPNGQIVTGKNSELFGPTAAALINAIKTSAGIDKDTKLIEPEVVKPIQGLKIDHLGSRNPRLHSNEILIALAITAANNADAARAMEELGNLKGSEAHSTIILTDEDKNVLRKLGINVTFDPYYQYDKLYRK from the coding sequence ATGAAGAAACAAGCTTTTAGTTCTGAACAGTATTTGAATCTGCAACGCGACCATATTTTGGAGCGTATTAACCAGTTTGACGGGAAACTCTACTTGGAGTTTGGTGGTAAAATGTTGGAGGATTTCCACGCTGCTCGTGTCCTTCCTGGTTATGAGCCTGACAATAAAATCAAGCTCCTTCAAGAGCTCAAAGATCAGGTTGAAGTGGTTATCGCCATCAATGCTAGCAATATCGAGCACTCTAAGGCTCGTGGTGACCTTGGCATTTCTTACGACCAAGAGGTCCTTCGTCTGATTGATAAATTCAACGAGCTCAATATCTATGTGGGTTCTGTTGTTATTACGCAGTATTCAGGTCAACCTGCGGCTGATGCCTTCCGTAACCAACTGGAAAAAAATGGCATCACGTCTTACATCCACTACCCTATCAAGGGCTATCCGACGGATATGAACCATATCATTTCTCCTGAAGGTATGGGAAAAAATGACTATATCAAGACTAGCCGTAACCTTATCGTAGTTACTGCTCCTGGTCCTGGTTCTGGTAAATTGGCGACATGTATGTCTAACATGTACCACGACCAAATCAATGGCATCAAATCAGGTTATGCAAAATTTGAAACCTTCCCAGTTTGGAATTTGCCACTTCATCACCCAGTCAACCTGGCCTATGAAGCTGCCACTGCCGACCTTGATGATGTCAATATGATTGACCCCTTCCACTTGGAAACTTATGGCAAAACTACGGTAAACTACAACCGAGACATCGAGATTTTCCCAGTCCTCAAACGTATGCTTGAGCGCATCCTTGGTGAGTCACCTTACGCTTCACCTACGGATATGGGTGTTAACATGGTTGGTTTTGCCATTACGGATGATGAGGCAGCCAAAGAAGCTTCTAAACAAGAAATCATCCGTCGCTACTATCAAACCGTTCTTGATTTCAAAAATGAACGTGTTCCTGAGACTGCTGTCAAGAAGATTGAGTTGCTCATGAATGATCTTGGTATTACTCCTGAAGATCGCCAAGTGGTCGTTGCAGCACGCGCTAAGGCTGAAGAAACAGGTGGTTCTGCTCTTGCCCTCGAATTGCCAAATGGTCAAATCGTCACTGGTAAGAATTCAGAACTCTTTGGTCCAACTGCAGCTGCTTTGATTAATGCTATCAAGACTTCTGCAGGTATTGATAAGGATACTAAACTTATCGAGCCTGAAGTGGTTAAACCTATCCAAGGTCTGAAAATTGACCATCTGGGTAGCCGTAATCCTCGTCTCCACTCCAACGAAATCCTTATCGCCTTGGCCATTACTGCTGCCAACAATGCGGATGCGGCCCGTGCCATGGAGGAACTTGGTAACCTCAAAGGTTCTGAAGCTCACTCAACAATCATTCTTACCGATGAAGACAAAAATGTTCTTCGTAAGCTCGGTATCAATGTGACCTTCGATCCTTACTATCAATACGACAAATTGTACCGTAAGTAA
- a CDS encoding type I restriction-modification system subunit M produces MSNKENREIEELQNKIWKIADDVRGAVDGWDFKQYVLGILFYRFISENMAAYFDKAEHEAGDLEFSYANLSDEEAEEDFKPGTVEDKGFFILPSQLFKNVVKNASKNQELNTDLANIFQSIEESAIGHKSEDAIKGLFDNLDTRSNILGGTVAERNKRLSDILNGINSINFGNFEENDIDAFGVAYEFLISNYASNAGKSGGEFFTPQTVSKLLAKLVMVGKDKINKVYDPTCGSGSLLLQMKKQFEDHILEDGFFGQEINMTNFNLARMNMFLHNINYNNFDIKRGDTLLNPQHLDEKPFDAIVSNPPYSVKWVGDEDPTLINDDRFAPAGKLAPKSKADFAFIMHSLNHLSNRGRAAIVCFPGIFYRGGAEKKIRQYLVDNNFVEAVIQLPDNLFYGTSIATCILILAKNKSTNDVLFVDASKEFKKEPKNNVLDPINIKNILELFANYQSVDYKAALAGNDVIGSEQDYNLSVSTYVDKEDTRDKIKIDVLNKEIAETVSKIDHLRSEIDKIVEELSYGK; encoded by the coding sequence ATGTCAAATAAAGAAAACAGAGAGATTGAAGAGCTCCAAAATAAAATTTGGAAAATTGCGGATGATGTCCGTGGAGCGGTTGATGGTTGGGATTTCAAACAATATGTTCTAGGAATTCTATTTTATCGTTTTATTTCAGAAAACATGGCTGCATATTTTGATAAAGCTGAACATGAAGCAGGCGACTTAGAATTTAGCTATGCAAATTTGAGTGATGAAGAGGCAGAAGAAGATTTCAAACCAGGGACTGTCGAGGATAAGGGATTTTTCATTCTTCCAAGTCAGCTTTTTAAAAATGTTGTGAAAAATGCGTCTAAAAATCAAGAGCTAAACACTGATTTAGCAAATATCTTTCAGTCTATAGAGGAATCAGCAATTGGTCACAAGTCTGAAGATGCTATCAAAGGTTTGTTTGATAACTTAGATACACGGAGCAATATCTTAGGTGGAACAGTTGCAGAAAGAAATAAACGTTTATCTGACATATTAAATGGCATTAATAGTATTAACTTTGGAAATTTTGAAGAAAATGATATAGATGCTTTTGGTGTCGCTTATGAATTCTTGATATCCAATTATGCCAGTAATGCAGGAAAAAGCGGAGGTGAATTTTTCACACCACAGACTGTATCTAAATTACTCGCAAAACTAGTTATGGTGGGAAAAGATAAAATCAATAAAGTTTATGACCCCACTTGTGGATCGGGATCACTATTACTACAAATGAAAAAACAGTTTGAAGATCATATTTTGGAGGATGGATTTTTTGGGCAAGAAATTAATATGACCAACTTTAACTTGGCTCGTATGAATATGTTCTTGCACAATATCAACTACAATAACTTCGATATCAAGCGAGGAGACACCCTTTTAAATCCTCAGCATTTAGATGAAAAACCGTTTGATGCTATTGTTTCTAACCCTCCTTACTCTGTCAAATGGGTGGGAGATGAAGATCCAACTCTCATAAATGATGACCGTTTTGCTCCAGCAGGGAAACTAGCTCCTAAGTCAAAAGCTGACTTTGCCTTTATCATGCATAGTCTAAACCACTTGTCTAATAGAGGTCGAGCAGCCATTGTTTGTTTCCCTGGTATTTTCTACCGTGGTGGTGCAGAGAAAAAAATACGTCAATATTTAGTAGATAATAACTTTGTAGAAGCGGTTATTCAGTTACCTGACAATTTATTTTACGGAACTTCTATTGCGACCTGTATTCTGATTTTGGCAAAGAATAAGTCGACGAATGATGTTCTTTTTGTTGATGCTAGTAAGGAATTCAAAAAAGAGCCTAAAAATAATGTCTTAGACCCTATCAACATCAAGAATATCCTTGAATTATTCGCTAATTATCAAAGTGTGGATTATAAAGCAGCCCTTGCTGGTAATGATGTGATTGGTTCAGAGCAGGATTATAACCTTTCTGTATCAACCTATGTCGATAAAGAAGATACACGTGATAAGATTAAAATTGATGTGCTCAATAAAGAAATAGCAGAGACCGTTTCAAAAATTGACCACCTACGTTCAGAAATTGACAAAATAGTAGAGGAACTGAGCTATGGTAAATGA
- a CDS encoding virulence RhuM family protein has translation MVNDVILYRTDDGESAIELHLDNGTVWLTQQELAELFQTSKQNISKHIKAIFEDGELSEEATVNYKLTVQNEGSRSVQRNVAYYNLDMILAIGYRVRSPRGIQFRNYASTVLKEYLIKGFAMDDERLKNLGGGSYFKELLERIRDIRSSEKVFYRQVLDLFATSSDYNANSPEAKKFFATVQNKMHYAIHHNTASELIYNRVDSKKEFMGLTTFKGDLPTLSEAKVAKNYLTEKELRGLNQLVSGYLDFAERQAEREEVITMADWVTHVDRILQATGEDLLDNSGSISREQMKQKVDKEYKSYQAKTLSQVEKDYLKEIKSIENLAKEGGKS, from the coding sequence ATGGTAAATGATGTGATTCTCTATAGAACAGATGATGGCGAGTCAGCTATTGAGCTACATTTGGATAATGGAACAGTCTGGCTGACCCAACAGGAACTAGCTGAGCTTTTTCAAACTTCCAAGCAAAACATTAGTAAACATATCAAGGCGATCTTTGAAGATGGTGAATTATCGGAGGAGGCAACTGTCAACTATAAGTTGACAGTTCAAAATGAGGGGAGTAGAAGTGTTCAGCGAAATGTTGCTTACTATAATCTCGATATGATTTTAGCGATTGGCTACCGTGTGCGCTCTCCTCGTGGAATCCAGTTCAGGAACTATGCTTCGACAGTCTTGAAAGAGTATCTGATCAAAGGTTTTGCGATGGATGATGAACGCTTGAAAAACTTGGGTGGAGGCTCTTATTTTAAAGAACTTCTAGAAAGAATCCGAGACATTCGCTCGAGTGAAAAAGTCTTTTACCGTCAGGTTTTGGATCTTTTCGCGACATCTAGTGATTACAATGCAAATTCACCAGAAGCAAAGAAATTCTTTGCGACGGTTCAAAACAAGATGCATTATGCTATTCACCACAATACTGCGAGCGAACTCATCTACAATCGTGTTGATAGTAAAAAGGAGTTTATGGGCTTGACTACCTTTAAGGGAGACCTCCCTACTCTATCTGAAGCAAAGGTTGCCAAGAACTATCTGACAGAGAAGGAACTTCGTGGGCTTAATCAGCTGGTATCAGGATATCTAGACTTTGCTGAAAGACAGGCAGAGCGAGAAGAAGTCATAACCATGGCAGACTGGGTGACACATGTAGACCGCATCCTTCAGGCTACTGGCGAAGACTTACTTGATAACAGTGGCTCTATCTCTCGGGAACAGATGAAGCAGAAGGTAGATAAGGAATATAAGAGCTACCAAGCCAAGACCCTCAGTCAAGTTGAAAAAGATTACCTCAAGGAAATCAAAAGTATTGAAAATCTAGCCAAGGAAGGAGGGAAATCATGA
- a CDS encoding restriction endonuclease subunit S encodes MNILEEIQNCPVEWKELEAVVDTVTCPIKLTKKEYQVTGKIPIVDQGEQFIAGYSDNEKYLEKDEYIIFGDHSEHVKYVNFAFIQGADGLKILKPKSGIKAKYLYYCFCNFYKREGSYKRHWSKARTTLIPIPPLKIQEKIVQILDKFTDYVTELTSELTSELTSRKKQYSYYRDKLLSFEDEVYQVEWKTLSEIAKDFGRGKSKHRPRNDVRLYGGDIPFIQTGDIREAGKWIENYSQTYSEFGLQQSKQWEKGTLCITIAANIAETGLLGFDACFPDSIIGFVANPEFAITEYVYYYLNSIKDYLANKSYGSAQDNLNLSTFSSLKIPVPSLEIQSRIVQVLDNFDMVCNDLNIGLPKEIELRQKQYEYWRKMMFNFNKKGDSIL; translated from the coding sequence ATGAACATCCTAGAAGAAATCCAAAACTGTCCCGTTGAGTGGAAAGAGTTGGAGGCAGTGGTTGATACTGTGACATGTCCAATAAAGTTAACTAAAAAGGAGTATCAAGTAACAGGCAAAATACCAATTGTTGATCAGGGTGAACAATTCATAGCAGGTTATTCAGATAATGAAAAATATCTTGAAAAAGACGAATATATCATTTTTGGGGATCACTCAGAGCATGTAAAATATGTAAATTTCGCTTTTATTCAAGGAGCTGATGGTTTAAAAATTTTGAAACCTAAGAGTGGTATAAAAGCAAAATATTTATACTATTGCTTTTGTAATTTTTATAAGAGGGAAGGAAGTTATAAAAGACATTGGAGTAAGGCAAGAACTACTCTTATACCAATTCCTCCTCTAAAAATTCAAGAGAAAATCGTGCAAATACTTGACAAATTCACCGATTATGTTACAGAATTGACCTCAGAATTGACCTCAGAATTGACCTCACGTAAAAAGCAATATTCTTATTATCGAGATAAACTTTTGTCCTTTGAGGATGAGGTTTATCAGGTTGAGTGGAAAACACTCTCGGAAATAGCAAAAGATTTTGGTCGTGGAAAATCGAAACATCGGCCTAGAAATGACGTAAGACTATATGGTGGTGATATACCATTCATACAGACTGGAGATATAAGAGAGGCTGGTAAATGGATTGAAAACTATTCTCAGACTTATAGTGAATTTGGATTACAACAAAGTAAGCAGTGGGAAAAGGGAACATTATGTATCACAATTGCTGCTAATATAGCGGAAACTGGATTATTAGGATTTGATGCATGTTTCCCTGATAGTATTATAGGGTTTGTTGCAAATCCAGAATTTGCCATTACAGAATATGTTTACTACTATTTAAATTCAATAAAAGATTATCTTGCAAATAAGAGTTATGGTAGCGCACAGGATAATCTTAATTTATCTACATTTTCATCTTTGAAAATCCCAGTTCCTTCTCTAGAAATCCAATCTCGGATTGTTCAAGTTTTAGATAACTTTGACATGGTTTGTAATGATTTAAATATAGGACTCCCCAAGGAGATTGAACTACGTCAAAAACAATATGAATATTGGAGAAAAATGATGTTCAATTTTAATAAAAAAGGTGACAGTATACTATGA
- a CDS encoding type I restriction endonuclease subunit R yields MVDYSKIHEVIAETNEGILLAEYQPEYRTDREYQSEADLENQLISDLVNHLNYERLNIHTPEELLANAKVQIEKLNKVTFTDAEWNRFVVKYLDCPNEGLVEKTRKIQENYIYDFVFDDGRIKNIFILDKKNIHNNSMQVINQVTQVGSHTNRYDVTILVNGLPLVQIELKRRGVSLKEAFEQIHRYSKESFNSENSLYKYIQIFVISNGTYTRYFANTTAQNKNHYEFTCEWADRKNRTIHDLEDFTNYFLSKRVLLEVLTKYCVFDADNTLLIMRPYQIAATESILWKIKSANDNNNFGTLDACGYIWHTTGSGKTLTSFKAARLATSLDYIDKVFFVVDRKDLDYQTMKEYQKFQPNSVNGSSSAKELKRNIEMSDDKIIVTTIQKLNNFITKNTDHPIYDKKCILIFDECHRSQFGKAQKRIKKAFKKFSLFGFTGTPIFSANTLTGETTQDVFGKMLHSYVITDAIRDKKVLKFKVDYNYIKPELNKYREAEQAVGVIGEEIDEKKLKKIEKELLNHPERITTVTKYLLDVYDVKTHRNQLYTHKQKQLAGFNAMFAVQSVEAAKLYYDEIKKQQESLPESKRLKIATIFSFAPNEEQSAYGEIQDEELESLNIEMPKSSKEFLEKAIDDYNQMFKTNFSTEGREFQNYYRDLSKRVKAKEVDLLIVVGMFLTGFDAPTLNTLFVDKNLRYHGLIQAFSRTNRIFNKVKPFGNIICFRDLEKATQEAIKTFGDSNKVDIILEKSFDEYMEGFTDELTGVSVKGYVSVCKEILEKFPNPQEIYTEKDKKEFVNLFGELLKLDNVLRNYDEFQEIEKPISEGYMQDLRSTYVEIRDEFLNLKNYEKNNDLDIDLSDVEFEVELLKTDEINLDYILSLILDKSKDSNSKEELKAEVSRVIRSSIDIRAKEDLVLDFINETNLDELKTNDDILSAFYNYGKQRKEAEIKVLAESENLNDGYQLFIEKAIQRGFAENNGTDLDAIIPPTSRRRGARERKKQEVLTKIQKLVEIYEGI; encoded by the coding sequence ATGGTTGATTATTCAAAAATACATGAAGTAATTGCGGAAACAAATGAAGGTATTCTCTTGGCTGAGTATCAACCAGAGTATCGTACAGATAGGGAGTATCAGTCAGAAGCTGATTTAGAAAATCAGTTGATTTCTGATTTGGTGAATCATCTCAACTATGAACGCTTAAATATTCATACACCTGAAGAGCTCTTAGCAAATGCCAAGGTGCAAATAGAAAAACTCAATAAGGTAACCTTTACGGATGCTGAGTGGAATCGCTTTGTAGTAAAGTATCTGGATTGTCCAAATGAAGGATTAGTTGAAAAAACTAGAAAAATTCAAGAGAATTATATCTATGATTTTGTCTTTGATGATGGACGAATTAAAAATATTTTCATCCTTGATAAGAAAAACATTCATAACAACAGCATGCAGGTCATTAACCAAGTGACTCAAGTAGGCAGCCATACTAACCGTTATGATGTCACTATATTGGTAAATGGCCTTCCTTTAGTTCAGATTGAATTGAAGAGACGAGGGGTTAGTCTTAAAGAAGCTTTCGAACAAATCCATAGATATAGCAAGGAAAGCTTCAATAGCGAAAATTCTTTATACAAATATATTCAGATTTTTGTTATTTCAAACGGTACGTATACTCGTTACTTTGCAAATACGACGGCTCAAAATAAAAATCATTATGAATTTACGTGCGAGTGGGCGGACCGTAAAAATAGGACAATTCATGATTTAGAAGATTTCACCAACTATTTTTTGAGTAAACGTGTGCTTTTGGAAGTCTTGACAAAGTACTGTGTATTTGATGCTGATAACACCTTGTTAATCATGAGACCTTATCAAATTGCAGCAACAGAGAGTATTCTGTGGAAAATTAAATCAGCTAACGACAATAATAACTTTGGAACATTAGATGCCTGTGGTTATATATGGCATACAACAGGTTCTGGAAAAACCTTAACAAGTTTTAAAGCTGCACGACTTGCAACGAGTTTAGACTATATTGATAAGGTATTCTTTGTTGTTGATAGAAAAGATTTAGATTACCAAACGATGAAGGAGTACCAAAAATTTCAGCCAAATTCAGTAAATGGAAGTAGTAGTGCAAAAGAATTAAAACGTAATATTGAAATGTCAGATGATAAAATTATTGTTACGACGATTCAGAAGCTAAATAATTTCATTACAAAGAACACTGACCATCCTATTTATGACAAAAAATGTATTTTGATTTTTGACGAGTGTCATCGTTCTCAATTTGGTAAAGCGCAAAAGAGAATCAAGAAAGCCTTTAAGAAGTTTTCATTATTTGGTTTTACAGGAACTCCTATCTTCTCAGCGAATACATTAACTGGTGAGACAACCCAAGATGTATTTGGTAAAATGTTACATTCCTATGTTATTACCGATGCCATTAGGGATAAGAAGGTATTAAAATTTAAAGTAGACTATAACTATATTAAGCCAGAGTTGAATAAATACCGAGAGGCAGAGCAAGCAGTAGGGGTAATTGGAGAAGAGATTGATGAGAAGAAGTTGAAAAAAATTGAAAAGGAACTTCTTAATCATCCTGAACGTATCACTACTGTAACAAAATATCTTTTGGATGTTTATGATGTTAAGACCCACAGGAATCAACTTTATACACATAAACAAAAACAGTTAGCTGGTTTTAATGCCATGTTTGCTGTTCAGAGTGTAGAGGCCGCAAAGCTTTATTATGATGAAATCAAAAAGCAACAAGAATCTCTTCCAGAATCCAAACGTTTAAAAATCGCAACAATTTTCAGTTTTGCCCCTAACGAGGAACAATCAGCCTATGGTGAAATTCAAGATGAAGAATTAGAATCTTTGAATATTGAAATGCCTAAATCATCAAAAGAGTTTCTTGAGAAAGCTATTGATGACTACAATCAAATGTTTAAGACGAATTTTTCTACTGAAGGAAGAGAATTCCAAAACTATTATCGTGATCTGTCTAAGCGTGTTAAGGCAAAAGAAGTCGATTTGCTTATTGTTGTAGGGATGTTCTTAACAGGTTTTGATGCTCCAACTTTGAATACTTTGTTTGTCGATAAAAACCTTCGTTATCATGGTTTGATTCAGGCCTTTTCTAGGACTAATCGTATCTTTAACAAAGTTAAACCTTTTGGTAATATTATTTGTTTCCGTGATTTAGAGAAAGCAACACAGGAAGCTATAAAGACCTTCGGTGATTCTAATAAAGTGGATATTATTCTTGAAAAAAGCTTTGATGAGTATATGGAAGGTTTCACTGATGAATTAACTGGTGTTTCAGTAAAAGGTTATGTAAGTGTTTGTAAGGAAATTCTAGAGAAATTCCCGAATCCACAAGAGATTTATACTGAGAAAGATAAAAAAGAGTTTGTTAACTTATTTGGTGAATTACTTAAATTAGATAATGTATTAAGAAACTATGACGAATTTCAAGAAATTGAAAAACCAATTTCTGAAGGATACATGCAGGATTTGAGAAGTACCTATGTTGAGATTCGAGATGAGTTCTTAAACTTAAAAAATTATGAAAAGAACAATGATTTAGATATTGATCTCTCAGATGTTGAATTTGAAGTTGAACTGTTGAAAACTGATGAAATCAATCTTGATTATATTCTTTCCTTAATTTTAGATAAATCAAAGGATTCAAATTCTAAGGAAGAGTTAAAAGCTGAAGTTAGTCGGGTTATTCGTTCAAGTATTGATATTAGAGCCAAAGAGGACTTAGTTCTTGACTTTATCAATGAAACAAACTTAGATGAACTGAAAACTAATGATGATATCCTTTCAGCCTTTTACAATTATGGGAAACAGCGCAAAGAAGCTGAAATCAAAGTATTAGCAGAGTCTGAAAACCTTAATGATGGTTATCAATTATTTATTGAAAAAGCCATTCAAAGAGGTTTCGCAGAAAATAACGGTACAGATTTAGATGCTATTATTCCACCGACTTCTCGCAGACGAGGAGCTCGTGAGCGTAAAAAACAAGAAGTTCTAACCAAGATTCAGAAATTAGTTGAAATATATGAAGGTATCTAA
- a CDS encoding AraC family transcriptional regulator, protein MLIFSELETGPLDLRLDFYGYEDCLPDQFFGPAIRENYVLHYITEGKGYLEYKEQKIPLQKGDFFLLIPGEVTYYFADNQTPWSYYWLGISGIKAQEYFHLSQINETAYLRSSPHTEALGNFIGTIIKDAERLDESKASQLHVISQLFELMHQLNALSPNLDQETISPSQKLYREAKHLIDIGYNSQDISIQDIADKLGVHRSYLSSIFKDFHKISPKEYLLEVRMKRAKELLETTNQPIKIIAYFVGYLDPLHFSKAFRQYYDCSPSQYRTSKQ, encoded by the coding sequence ATGCTCATTTTTTCTGAACTTGAAACAGGACCCCTAGACCTACGACTTGATTTTTACGGCTATGAGGATTGTTTACCAGACCAGTTTTTTGGTCCTGCCATTCGAGAAAACTACGTGCTTCACTATATCACTGAAGGTAAAGGCTACCTTGAATATAAGGAGCAAAAAATCCCCCTTCAAAAGGGCGATTTCTTCCTTCTCATACCAGGTGAAGTCACTTATTATTTTGCGGATAATCAGACTCCTTGGTCCTACTATTGGCTTGGGATTAGTGGTATCAAAGCTCAGGAGTACTTTCACCTCTCACAAATCAATGAGACGGCTTATCTTAGGTCGTCCCCTCATACCGAAGCACTAGGCAACTTCATAGGGACCATTATCAAAGATGCTGAACGGCTAGATGAAAGTAAGGCATCTCAACTGCACGTTATTAGCCAACTCTTTGAGCTCATGCATCAGTTGAATGCACTCTCACCTAACCTTGATCAAGAAACCATCTCGCCTAGTCAAAAACTCTATCGCGAAGCCAAACACCTAATCGATATTGGTTATAACTCACAGGACATTAGTATCCAAGATATAGCTGATAAACTAGGTGTGCACCGCTCCTACTTATCTTCCATCTTCAAAGATTTTCATAAAATTTCCCCAAAAGAATACCTACTCGAGGTACGTATGAAACGCGCCAAGGAACTTTTAGAGACGACCAATCAACCCATCAAAATTATAGCTTATTTTGTAGGATACCTAGACCCTTTACATTTTTCAAAAGCCTTCAGACAGTATTATGATTGCTCGCCAAGTCAATATCGCACCTCGAAACAATAA